One part of the Capra hircus breed San Clemente chromosome 4, ASM170441v1, whole genome shotgun sequence genome encodes these proteins:
- the SMO gene encoding smoothened homolog has product MAAARLARGPELLLLALLLLLGAPGRGAALSGNATRPGPWSAGGSARRSAAVTGPPPLLSHCGRAAPCEPLRYNVCLGSALPYGATSTLLAGDSDSQEEAHGKLVLWSGLRNAPRCWAVIQPLLCAVYMPKCENDRVELPSRTLCQATRGPCAIVERERGWPDFLRCTPDHFPEGCPNEVQNIKFNSSGQCEAPLVRTDNPKSWYEDVEGCGIQCQNPLFTEAEHQDMHSYIAAFGAVTGLCTLFTLATFVADWRNSNRYPAVILFYVNACFFVGSIGWLAQFMDGARREIVCRADGTMRLGEPTSNETLSCVIIFVIVYYALMAGVVWFVVLTYAWHTSFKALGTTYQPLSGKTSYFHLLTWSLPFVLTVAILAVAQVDGDSVSGICFVGYKNYRYRAGFVLAPIGLVLIVGGYFLIRGVMTLFSIKSNHPGLLSEKAASKINETMLRLGIFGFLAFGFVLITFSCHFYDFFNQAEWERSFRDYVLCQANVTIGLPTKKPIPDCEIKNRPSLLVEKINLFAMFGTGISMSTWVWTKATLLIWRRTWCRLTGQSDDEPKRIKKSKMIAKAFSKRRELLQNPGQELSFSMHTVSHDGPVAGLAFDLNEPSADVSSAWAQHVTKMVARRGAILPQDVSVTPVATPVPPEEKANLWLVEAEISPELEKRLGRKKKRRKRKKEVCPLVPPPELHLPALGPAPAPSAVPRLPQLPRQKCLVAAGAWGPGESCRPGAWTLVSNPFCPEPSAPAPVAWAQGRRQGLGPIHSRTNLMEAELMDADSDF; this is encoded by the exons ATGGCCGCTGCCCGCCTCGCACGGGGGCCGGAGCTCCTGCTcctggcgctgctgctgctgctaggggCCCCGGGCCGGGGGGCGGCCTTGAGCGGGAACGCTACCCGGCCGGGGCCCTGGAGCGCGGGCGGGAGCGCGAGAAGGAGCGCGGCCGTGACCGGCCCTCCGCCGCTGCTGAGCCACTGCGGCCGGGCCGCCCCCTGCGAGCCGCTGCGCTACAACGTGTGCCTCGGCTCGGCGCTGCCCTACGGGGCCACCTCCACGCTGCTGGCCGGGGACTCCGACTCCCAGGAGGAGGCGCACGGCAAGCTCGTGCTCTGGTCGG GCCTCCGGAACGCCCCCCGCTGCTGGGCAGTGATCCAGCCCCTACTGTGTGCTGTGTACATGCCTAAGTGTGAGAACGACCGGGTGGAGCTGCCCAGCCGTACCCTCTGCCAGGCCACCCGCGGCCCCTGTGCCATCGTGGAGAGGGAGCGGGGCTGGCCCGACTTCCTGCGCTGCACCCCCGACCACTTCCCTGAGGGCTGCCCG AATGAGGTGCAGAACATCAAGTTCAACAGTTCCGGCCAATGCGAGGCTCCCTTGGTTCGGACTGACAACCCCAAGAGCTGGTATGAGGATGTGGAGGGCTGTGGGATCCAGTGTCAGAACCCGCTCTTCACCGAGGCTGAGCACCAGGACATGCACAGCTACATCGCGGCCTTTGGGGCTGTCACGGGCCTCTGCACACTCTTCACTCTG GCCACATTTGTGGCTGACTGGCGGAACTCCAATCGCTACCCCGCCGTCATCCTCTTCTATGTCAATGCATGTTTCTTCGTGGGCAGCATTGGCTGGCTGGCCCAGTTCATGGATGGGGCCCGCCGGGAGATCGTCTGTCGTGCTGATGGCACCATGAGGCTCGGGGAGCCCAC CTCCAATGAGACCCTGTCCTGCGTCATCATCTTTGTCATCGTGTACTACGCCCTGATGGCTGGCGTCGTTTGGTTTGTGGTCCTCACCTACGCCTGGCACACTTCCTTCAAAGCCCTGGGGACCACCTATCAGCCTCTCTCGGGCAAGACTTCGTATTTCCACCTGCTCACGTGGTCACTCCCCTTTGTCCTCACTGTGGCAATCCTCGCCGTTGCCCAG GTGGACGGGGACTCTGTGAGCGGCATCTGTTTTGTGGGCTATAAGAACTACCGATACCGTGCTGGTTTCGTGCTGGCCCCCATTGGCCTGGTGCTCATCGTGGGAGGTTACTTCCTCATCCGAG GAGTCATGACCCTGTTCTCCATCAAGAGCAACCACCCTGGGCTGCTGAGCGAGAAGGCAGCCAGCAAGATCAATGAGACCATGCTGCGTCTGG GCATTTTTGGCTTCCTGGCCTTTGGCTTTGTGCTCATCACCTTCAGCTGCCACTTCTACGACTTCTTCAACCAGGCTGAGTGGGAGCGCAGCTTCCGGGACTACGTGCT ATGCCAGGCCAATGTGACCATCGGGCTGCCCACCAAGAAGCCCATCCCTGACTGTGAGATCAAGAACCGCCCCAGCCTCCTGGTGGAGAAGATCAACCTATTTGCCATGTTTGGAACTGGCATTTCCATGAGCACCTGGGTCTGGACCAAGGCCACGCTGCTCATCTGGAGGCGCACCTGGTGCAG GTTGACGGGGCAGAGTGATGATGAACCCAAACGGATCAAGAAGAGCAAGATGATTGCCAAGGCCTTCTCCAAGCGGCGGGAGCTGCTGCAGAACCCAGGCCAGGAGCTCTCCTTCAGCATGCACACTGTCTCCCACGACGGGCCTGTGG CGGGCTTGGCCTTTGACCTCAATGAGCCCTCAGCCGACGTGTCCTCTGCCTGGGCCCAGCACGTCACCAAGATGGTGGCCCGGAGAGGCGCCATACTGCCCCAGGATGTGTCTGTCACCCCAGTGGCAACGCCAG TGCCCCCGGAGGAAAAAGCCAACCTGTGGCTGGTTGAGGCAGAGATCTCCCCGGAGCTGGAGAAGCGCCTGGGCCGGAAGAAGAAgcggaggaagaggaagaaggaggtgTGCCCGCTAGTGCCACCCCCGGAGCTTCACCTCCCCGCCCTgggccctgcccccgcccctaGTGCGGTCCCTCGGCTGCCACAGCTGCCCCGACAGAAGTGCCTGGTGGCTGCAGGCGCCTGGGGACCTGGGGAATCCTGCCGACCTGGAGCCTGGACCCTGGTCTCCAACCCCTTCTGCCCAGAGCCCAGCGCCCCAGCCCCTGTGGCCTGGGCGCAGGGCCGCCGGCAGGGACTGGGGCCCATTCACTCCCGCACCAACCTGATGGAGGCGGAACTCATGGATGCAGACTCCGACTTCTGA